The DNA window ACCCCGAGGAGAAGGACACCGACGGGTTCGCCATGGCGTACCGCCACGCGGAGGCGTACGACCGCCTCGACGACTGCGAACTGGTCGCCTGCACCGACATCGTCCCCGAGAACGCCGAGGCGTTCGCCGACTACTGGGACATCGCCGACGGGAACGTCTACACGGAACTCGACCGGATGCTCCGCGAGGTGAAGCCGGACGTGGTCAGCGTCTGCGTCCCGCCGGCGTTCCACGCGGACATCGTCGTTCAGTGCGCCGAGAGCGACGTCGTCTCCGCGATTCACTGCGAGAAGCCGATGGCGAAGACGTGGGAGGGGTGCCGCCGGATGGTCGAACGCTGCGACGCCCACGACGTGCAACTCACGTTCAACCACCAGCGACGCTTCGGCGGGCCGTTCCGCCGGGCGAAGGAACTCCTCGATTCGGGCGAGATAGGCTCGCTCCGGCGCATCGAACTCGGCGGGAAGAACCTCTACGACTACGGCTCGCACTACTTCGACCTCTGCGGGTTCTTCACCGATCAGAGCGACCCCCTCTGGGCGATGGCCGGCATCGACTACTCCGAGGAGAACGTCCAGTTCGGCGTCCACAACGAGAACGGGGCCATCGCGCAGTGGCGCTACGAGAACGGCGTCCACGGGCTCGCTTCGACGGGCGAGTCGAGCATCATCCCCTGCGAGATTCGGCTCACCGGCACCGAGGGGATGATAGACATCGGCGTCGACGACGGCCCGACGCTCCGGATGTTCAACGAGTCCTCGGGCGGGTGGACGACGGTGGACGCCGACGGCGACGACATCCACTCGCCGAACTGGTCGAAACCCCGAATGGCGGCGCTGAAAATCGCAGAGCGCGTCTCATTCCTCCCCGAGGAATGGGTGAAGCAACCGACGTTCATCGACCGCGCGATAGCCGACGTGGTGGACGCCCTCGACTCCGGCAGAAAACCCGAGTTGGCCGCCGAGAACGTCGTCCAATCGACGGAACTGATATTCGCCTGCTGGGAGGCCGCCCGGCGGCGGACGAAGGTCGAACTCCCCCTCGAGGTGGACGGTAACCCCCTCGAAGAGATGGTCGAAGACGGCGAACTGCTGGCCGACGAACCCGAGAAGCAGAAACAGACGCCGTAACCGGCCGAGGGAACGAATCGAGCGGCGACGCACCTCTCCTTGACGGCCCGACGCACCGGACGTCTCGTCGGCCGTTTCGGACGTAACCGTCATCCGAGAGACGGTCGTATGCGACGCATGGAGTGGACACCGCTCGTCGCGGAACCGGTGGCGCGGTTCCCCGTTCTCACCCCCATCCTCGCCGTCGTCCTCGCGGCGGTTCACGTCTTCACGGTGTACGTCCCCCACGAGACGTCGCTGCGCGGCAGGCAGTTGCTCTCCATGGGCGCGGGAACGTCCGTCGCGTACGTGTTCGTGCTCCTCTTTCCGGAAGTCGCGAGCGCGGCCGCCGAGGTGCGCACGATGTACGAGGGGCGGTTCTTCGCCGAGCAACTCGTCTTTCTCGCCGCGTTGGCCGGCCTCGTCGCCTTCTACGGGCTGGAAGTGTACGCGGCGCACCGCATCGACGGCCGGTTCGAGTCGTCCCGCGGCGGGTACACCATCCACCTCGGGAGTTTCACCGCCTACTCCGCGCTCATCGGCTACCTCCTCTTCCACCAGGAGGTGGCGGGCGCGGTCAACCTCGTGTTGTACACGGTGGCGATGGGGCTGCACTTCCTGAACTTCGACAGGGGGTTGGACCGCCGGCACGGGGAGCGGTTCAGGGCCACCGGTCGCTGGATTCTGGCCGGTGCGACCCTCGTGGGCGCCGGCGCCGGAATCGTGACGCACGTCGGCGAACTCGCCCTCGGGATGCTGCTGGCGTTCCTCTCCGGGGGACTGGTGTTCAACACGTTCAAAGAGGAGGTGCCCGAGGCCGAGAAGGGACTCTTTTTCCCGTTCCTGGTGGGTGCGAGCGCCTACTCCGCCATCGTGCTCTTCATCTGAGTCCCGCGGAGAGCGGCTCGCCACCACTCTTATGCGACCCCTCGCCGAACCACCGAACATATGAACCGTCCGCTCGCCGCCATCGGGGGTGGGTTCGTGGGAACGGTCGCGTTGAGTCTCCTGTTGCTTCTGTTCGAGGTGGAGACGCGGTCGCGAATCCGCATGTTCGACGCCGTCGCCCGGTTCGTCGGCGTCCCCGGCGACACCGCGATCGGATTCCTGCTGTTCGTCGTCGCCGGCGTCGTCGCGTGGCCGCTTCTGTTCGCCGCCGTCGAGCAGTCGCTTCCGGGCGACGACCCCGCGATGAAGGGGATGGCCCTCGGCATCCTGCTTTGGGTCGCGTTCGTCCTCCTCGGCCGCGGCGACCTCTCGGGGCCGATAATCGCCGCCTTCGCCGGCCTGACGCTCATGGCGCACCTCGCGTACGGGTTCGTCCTCGGGAGCGCCTACGCCCGGTTCACCGGTTCGACGCCCGTCCACGACGCCGGTACCGAATCGGAGATGAGGTGGTGAGAGACGTTCTCGGAAGCCTATAACTGCCCTTTGAACTTATGCCCGTGTTGTCCTTACTGCCCGAATACGCACTTCGTGCGATGCTCCCGATGAATATTTCCCCCTTCGTCGTTCTCGTCGTCGTCAGTCTCCTCGTTGCGAGTGCGGCGTACTGGCGTCGACGGCGGAACGACGCGACGGCCGCGACCGAACTACTCACCGACCGACTGCGTACGGACGGCGGCGGCGAACGGCGTTCGTCCGACGAGACGGAGAGCACGTCCGCAACCGACGGGGGCGTCCCCCCGGCGGCGGGAATGCTGTTCAAGCGAGAGCACAAGACGAGCAAGCCCTACGGCCTGATGCGGTGGTTCACCACCGTCGACCACAAGGACATCGGCTTTCTCTACCTCGTCTTCGGACTCTCGGCGGCGCTTTGGGGCGCGACCGACGCGTTCATGGTCCGGACGGAGCTCATCACCCCGAGTATCGACGTCTGGGACGCCAACACGTACAACGCGCTCTTCACGACCCACGGACTGACGATGCTTCTGTTCTTCGTGACGCCCGTGTTCAACGGCTTCGCGAACTACTTCCTCCCGCTTCTCCTCGACGCCGACGACATGGCGTACCCGCGCATCAACGCCATCGCCTTCTGGCTCGTCCCCTTCTCGTTCGTGATGGTCCGGGCGGGCCTGCTGACCGAAGTCCTCGCGAAGGTCGTCGACGTGTTCGGGCCGAGCATCGAGTTCCTCTACGCGTTGGAACCGCCGACGACGGGGTGGACGATGTACGTTCCGCTGTCGGCGACGCTACCGAACCCGCAGATAGACCTGATGCTCCTCGGCTTGCACCTCTCGGGGATAGCCACGGTCATCGGTGCGATAAACATCATCGTCACCGTGTTCACCGAACGCGGCGAGGGCGTCACGTGGGCGGACATGGACATCTTCACGTGGTCGATGCTCACCGCCAGCGGTCTCATCCTCTTCGCGTTCCCCCTGCTGGGGAGTGCGCTCCTGATGCTCGTCGCGGACCGCAACTTCGGGACTGCGTTCTACGCGCTTGAGGCCAACGGCCCGATACTGTGGCAGCACCTGTTTTGGTTCTTCGGCCACCCGGAGGTGTACATCCTCGTGTTGCCCGCGTTCGGCCTGACGAGCCAGATTCTCCCGAAGTTCAGCGGTCGGACGCTGTTCGGCTACAAGTTCATCGTCTACTCGACGCTCGCCATCGGCGTCCTCTCGTTCGGCGTCTGGGCGCACCACATGTTCACCACGGGCATCGACCCGCGGATTCGCGCCTCCTTCATGGTGGTCACGGTCTCCATCGCCGTCCCCTCGGCGGTGAAGACGTTCAACTGGATATCGACGATGTGGAACGGCGACGTGAGACTCGCCGCGCCGATGCAGTTCCTCGTCGGCGGCATCGGCCTCTTCATCGTCGGCGGCGTCACCGGCGTCTTCCTCGCGTCGATTCCGGTGGACCTTCTCGTCCACGGGACGTACTACGTCGTCGCGCACTTCCACTTCTTCGTCGCCGGCATCATCGCCTTCTCGATGTTCGCCGCGTCGTACTACTGGTACCCGCTCTTCACCGGCCGGTGGTACAGCAGACGCCTCGCGAACCTCCACGCGGCCCTGAGCATCTCGGGCGTCATCGTGACGTTCACGCCGCTTTTCGTCATCGGGATGATGGGACTCCCCCGCCGTTCGGCGTCGTACCCCGCACGGTTCGCGCCGTTGCAACAGGTCGCCTCGTTCGGCGCACTCCTCATCGCCATCAGCGTCGGCGTCTGGTTGTTCAACATGGTCCAGTCGTACCGCGTCGGACCGCGCATCCGGAGCGCCGACCCCTGGAATCTCAAGGCGACGGGGCAGTTCTCCAACGAGTGGCAGTGGTTCGAGCGACGACTCGAACAGGAGTTCGACTACGTCGTCCCCGACGACGGTTCGGACCTCGGCACGGGCCGGAACCGGACGGACAACCCCGAACGCGAGTCCGAAGGGCAAAGCGAGGGGAGCGAGGGGGCGTCGGCCGAAGAGGACTACTGACTCGGGCCGCCGACCGCCGACTACCGGCCGCCGGGGGTTCGGGGGTCGGCCCGTCCCTCCGGGATGCGTTCGTCGTCCACGAACCGGTGGCTGTCGGTGCGCCGATCGACGAGGAGCGCCACGTCGGCCGAATCGTACAGCGTGAAGAAGGTGTCCCAGTCGACGGCCCTGCTGGCGTCCGCCTCGTCCGCGAAGTCGAGGCGCATCGACCCGCCGGGCGTCGCCGCGACGACGGGACGCTTCCCGGCGTCGTCGGCCCACCCTTCGATTTCGCTCCGGTCCGAGAGCGCGTGTTCGGCTGACGGGTCCCTCGCCTGTCTGTCGGTGTCGTTCTCGGGAAGCATCGTCTTCGTTGGTTACCCCGGCACGGTGACGGTTCTCCTGCTTGCGTTGGCAAGCGCGCGCTGTCGCGGGAGGGTCCCCTTCTCTGCGGTCCGAGCAGTTCAGAACGCGCACGCTCGCGGCGTTCAGCCGTCCGTTCGGACGCCGAGTTCCTCCTCGGCCAGTTCCGCGGCTTGCCGAATCGACCCGATAGAGGTGAGATGTCCAGCGCCGACGGACGTCTTCATCGCCTTCGCGGGCGCGCCGGTGAACACCTTCGGCCCGAGTTGCGCTACCGCGCCGTCGCCGACGGACACTATCCACCCCGGCACGTCGAACCGGTAGGGGTCGAGTCGCGGGGCGAAGTCGTCGCCGCCGCCCCGTTCGTGTTCGACCAGTCTGGAGAGGTTCGTCGCCACCGTCCGCGCCTCGCGGATGGCCGCCGAGGCGGAGGCGGGGACGGCCTCCCCGTCGGCGTCGACGGCGCGGGCGGCGTCGCCGACGACGAACGTCCGGTCGTCGAGTCGCAGGTCGCTCCTGACGAGGGGTCGGTCCCCGCCCATCGCGTCCGCGCCGGTGATGCCGCCGGTCCAGACGAACACGTCCGCCGGGAGCGTCTCTCCGTCCGTCTCCACGGCGTCGTCGGTGGCGCGGACGACGGGCGTCTCCGTCCGCACCTCGACGCCGCGGGCGGTCAGTTCCTCCCGCACCGCGTCGCGGAAGTTCTCCGGGAAGTTTGGGGCCACGTCGCCGAGTCGTTCGAGGACGGTCACGTCGGCGTCGAGGTTCTCCTCGCGCGCGAGTGCGGCCAGTTCGCCCGCCGTCTGGATGCCCGAAAGGCCCGCCCCGCCGACGACGACGTTCGCCCCCTCGCCGGAATCGAGGACCGCCTCCCGAATCGCGAGGGCGTCGTCGACCCGCTTCAGCGGGTAGGAGTGTTCCTCGACGCCCGGAAGTCCGTAGTACGCCGTCTCCGCGCCGAGGCAGACGGCGGCGTAGTCGTACGAGACGGCGTCGCCGCTCTCGAAGGACACCTCGCGGGCGTCCCTGTCGAGGCGTTCGACGCGGGCCACCCGCGGTTCGGCCCGGTCGAACATCTCGGTCAGGGGGACGCGGATGGCGTCGGCGACGCTCGGTCTGCGGATGACGCGGTGGACCTCGTGTTGGACGAGGTGGGCGTCCGATTCGTCCACGACGACGAGTTCGGCCTCGGACGGGAGGTTCGATTCGAGTCGACGAGCGAGCGTCACGCCGGCGTAGCCCGCGCCGAGTACCAGAATTCGCATGCGGTCGCTAGGCGCGCCGCGACCAAAGAGCGTGCGGGTCGGCCGGACCCAAGGGCGTCGGTCGGCGCGGGACCGCCTCAGAAGAGGGCGTCGGACTCGGGGAGAATCTCGGCGGGGCCGCCGACGCGCCAGACGTCCGTCTCCACGTCGCAGTCGGCGACGGCGGACTCGACGCGTTCGACGTGTTCCTCCGTCGTGTTCACGTAGACGCTCGCGCCCGTGTCCGTCGAGAAGTACACCGGTACGTCCTCCTCCTCCCGGAGTTCGCGCACGGCGTTGAAGACGGCGATGGTCCGCGGTTGCCAGTACACCCACCCCGCGGGGCCGGTCATCGTCGTCGCCGTCAGGGACAGCGAGTCGTGTTCGGCCAACTCGAACGTGCGGTCGAAGTCCGCCTCGCGGAGGGCGTCGCGCATCGTCTGTAACTGCTCGTGGACGTGCGCCATCCGCGCCTCGAACATGTGGCTCTCGGCGGCCTCCTCGTGGGCCTGTTCGGTCTCCTTGTAGGCGGGGACGTGCGCCGCGACGATTCGCAGGTCGTCTTCGAGGTCCGACTCGATGCGTTCTGACCGGCAGTCCTCGTCGTTGAGTCCGGCGTAGAGGTGGGAGAACGCGCCGGTCACCGCGCGCGCGGCCGACGACGACCCGCGGCGGGCGATAGTCGAGACGTCGGGGCGAGAGAGGTCCAACCCCGCGGCCTCCGCGAGGGCCATCGCCGCGGCGGCGAACCCCGAGGACGAGGACCCGAACCCGATGTTCGAGGGGAAGGAGTTCTCGCTCTCCAGTCGGACCGCGTGGTCGAACTCCGCGAGACTCCGAACGTGGTCCACGACGGCGTCGATGCGTTCCGCGCCGCGGCCGGTCACTTCCTCGCCGTCGATGCGGTAGACGTCCTCCGCGGCGTCGGGTTGGAACTCCACCGTCGTCTTCGTGTGCGTCGGCGCGGTGCAGACGCTGATACTGTCGTGGTACGGGAGTCGTAGCTCCTCGTCTCGCATCCCGTGGTACTTTACGAGACCCTGAATCGGGTGTGCCTTCGCGGTGGCTTTCATGCTCCAACGCGGGAGTGACTCCCGGTTAAACGTCCCGATGGGTCACGAGGAAGAGTCGCTCAGTCGTCGGCCGGTTGTTCCGCTTTCGCCTCCGCCTCTGCGGCCGCCTCCGCTTTCGGCCCGCGTTGCCAGATGTTCGTGACTGCGTCGCCGGACGGCGGTGTGTGACTGACGTGCTTCATCGAGGTTCGGTCCGAGTTCATCGTGGTAATTCTTCGCACGAGATGGCTTAACGTTTCGCTGGATATTCCTAGTACCTTCATTAGCATACTTAGGTGTATAAGGTGCTTGAGACGCGGTCACTCGTCGCTCTCCGCGTCGCGAGGGAGGGGATGGGGAAGGGACGAGAGGGGGAGGTGTGGCCGTCTACAGGCCGACGCCGAGGGCGTAGGGCCACGAGGTGCCGGCGAGTGCGAGGAACAGAAGCGCGCCGCCGAGCATGACGGTGTTCTTCAGGAAGTCGGTCATCTCGGACTGCTGTTGGTCCTCGGGGACGGCCCAGAAGGCGTGAAAGAGGGGCGTCGCCACGAGGAGGAAGGCGGCGACGGCACCCGCCGCGAGTGCGGGGAAGACGCCGAGGACGATGGCGGCGCCGGCGACGAGGAGGAGTCCGCCGGACCCGAGGACGCCGAGACGCGCCGCCGGGACGCCCTTCGCCTGCGCGTACCCCGTCATCGCGTCGGCGTTCAGGAAGTGATTGAGGCCCATGAACGCCAGAACGCCCCCGAAGAGGACGCGAGCGAGGAGGAAGACGATACCGGCACCGGTACTTTCGAACTGAAGCGCTATCGAAGTGATTTCTGGTAACATCACGTCACTGCCTACTCTCCCGAAGTAATATATCACTTCCCGGACAATGACGTAACCGGGTGACGCGGGTGTTACGTGGTCACGACTACGAAACTTTGATTATGGATTGGCCTTAATCAACGCGGCACATTCCGAAATTTATCCCCTGAGCGTGCGAATCACGGCAATCTCCGAGCGGAGTGGTATTCAAATGAAAACCTGCCCCCACCGTCAAACCCCCTATCGAACCGCCCTCATGAGTTGTACCCCAACCAACAAGAACCCTCCAGAACATGTCTGAAACGTGGGACGCCGCGGGATACATCGCAAGTTCCCGCTACCGACTCGCGGTCTGTAAGTTACTCTCGCGGAGCGGGCCGGACCTGCCCTCGCGGATAGCCGAGGAACTGGACTTGGCCCAACCGCACGTCTCGCGCGCGCTTTCGGAACTGCGCGAGAGAGATATCGTCGAACTGCTCGTCCCCGAATCCCAACAGAAGGGACGACTGTACGGCCTCACCGCCGACGGTCAGGCCGCCCTCGCCCGACTGCGCGGACAGGCGGTAAACGTCGAGTTCGTCGACGAGTCGCGCTTCCCTTACGAGAACCTCCTCGACTACCTCCGAGAGACGCACAACTCCGAGTTCCGCTTCGCCATCGCGCACGACGAGGACCGGACCGACGTGTACCTCGCCGCCGACGCCGCCGCACGGACCCACGACGAGGAGTCGATTTCGAGCCTCGTCGCGTCGCTGGAAACCGACGGCCGCGACGGCGTCGAGTCCTCCACCGTCGGACAGACGCAGTTCGTCGTCCGCGGACTCGAACGCGCGACGCTCGTCCAACTCCCCACGGACCGCGACGAAGACGTGTTCCTCTCCCTCGAACGGGGAGCCGACGTCTCAGTCGAATCGTTCGTCGAGAACTGCCGAGCGTATCTCTCCGCCGAGCGGTAACCGTCGCCCGCCTCGAAGCGGGCTCATTCTTCGAAGCGTGATGGTCTATCAGTGTAGAATTTATTCGAAGCCACGGATAATACTAAGACGAGAAGGTGTTTAATTACGTAACAGACGTAGGGACGTGTATTATAACAACGGCTTCGTGTTCGGTACTCCCCCGACCACTCGGCGTGGACCGCCGCTCCGTCCGCGAGTCAGTATCGAGTGCCGTCCTCGCCGGGGTCACCCGTCGACGATGCCACGTGCGCGCAGGCGGCCGTTCGTCGCGGTCGCCGAATCTCCTCGTTTCTCGCTACTCGGGCCCTGAAACTGCGTTTTCTCTCCTGCGACGCGTCCGATTCGCGGAAACTTCCGTTCGGCGGCGACCGGTTGTTGTACTATTCTACTACAAGACAAACGCCGAGATAGTTTGTAGAAATTTACAACACCTTATGTAGCGTCCACCCGTTTCGGAGTCCAAGAACCATCGGAGCGTCCGGTGGGTGACCGGTCGCCCGGTACCGGTCAGGACGACAAACCCGGGACCTCCATCATGATACGCAAGGTACTCGCGGTAGTCCTCGTCGGCGCACTGATTTCGAGTGCAGTTCCGGTCGCCGCACAGACGGTCGAGCCGGAACTTCGGACGTACGTCGCCTCGCCGACGCTGACTCCCGGTCAGGTGAACGAGGTACAGGTGCAGTTGGTGAACGACGCGAGCGACTTCGACGACACGGCGAGCACGGCGAAGAACATCAACATCAATCCGAAGGACACGGGCCGCCTCGACGTGCAGACGGGGAGTCTGTTCCTCCCCTCGTTGGCGGACCCGAACGCGGCACAACAGGGGTCGGCCGCGTCGAGGGAGATAACCCTCGCGGTGAAGGTACCCTCCGACATCGAGGCGGGAACGTACAGGATTCCGATCGACGTAGAGTACGAGTGGGACAGCGAGAACGGACCCAACGAACGTAGTACCACCGAGTACGCCACCGTTCGCGTCGAGGAGGGCCCGCGCTTCGCCGTCGTCGATACGAACTCGACTGCCACCGTCGGCGGAAGCGGGACGTTCGAGGTGACGATGGAGAACGTCGGCGAACAGGCCGCGAGGGACTCCACGCTGACGCTCTCCTCGCAGAGCGGCGACGTCGCAATCAGCGGCGGCCAACAGGGCAATCGGTACGTGGACCGCTGGGAGACGGGCGAGAGGCGGACGTTCGAGTTCGACACCAGCCTCACCAACACGGCCCGCCCCGGAAACTACACGCTCAACGCCTTGGTGTCGTACAAGGACGCCAACGGCAACGACGGCCGGAGTCCGAACATCTCGGTCGGGATGAACGCGCTCCCCGAACAGACGTTCGATATCGGCGGCGTGAACAGTTCACTCCGCGTCGGCGAGGAGGGAACGCTCACCGCCGAGGTGACGAACAACGGCCCGCAACCGGCGCGGAACGCCGTCGTCGTCATCGACCAACCGGGGCAGACGGTGACGCCCATCGAGACGGAGTACGCCGTCGGCGACTTAGCGCCCGGCGAGTCCGCGTCGTTCTCGTTCGACGTGGAGGTGTCGTCGGAAGCGACCTCCGGCCCGCGTCAACTCGGCATGTCGGTCAAGTACCGCGGCGACAACGGCAAGCAGCGACAGTCCGACACCATCGACGTCCGGGCCGAAGTCGCCCCGCAGGCAGACGAGTTCGACGTCGAACCCGTGAACTCGACGTTCGCGGCGGGTGACGGCGGAACGCTCGAACTCACGGTGACGAACACCCGCAACGAGACGCTGACCGACATCTCGGCGAAGATATACCCCGAGTCGCCGCTCTCTTCGTCCAACTCCGAGGCGTTCATCGAGGAACTCGGCCCCGGCGAGTCCGAGACCATCCGCTTCCAGACGAGTGCGGGCGGCGACGCGATGCCGAAGACGTACCCGATGAAACTCGACTTCCAGTACGACGACGCCGACGGTGACACCCTCATCTCCGACACGTACCAAGTCCCCGTCCGGGTGACCGAATCCGAAGGCGGCGGCCTGCCGTTCGTCGTCGTGGGCGTCGCACTCGCCCTCCTCGGCGCTGGCGGAGCGCTCATCTACCGCCGGCGGGACTGATCTATGGACCTCGACCACCAACGCGTCGTCGACTGGGCCGACGACCACATCGTCGAGCGACCGGGGAAGGTGATGCTCGCCTTCTTCGTCGTCACCGCGGTGTTCATGGTCGGTCTGGGAAACGTCTCGACGGAAGCCGGAACGCAGCAGTTCGCCGAAGACATCCCCGCCCAAGAGGCGCTCGATAAGGTCAACGACGAGTTCAGCTCGTCGTTCGGCGAGGACACCGGCAGCACGCAACTCATCCAACGCGACCAGAACGTCCTCTCGAAGCAGTCGATGCTGAACATGCTCCGGTTGCAGCAGAAGTTATCGGAGCGACCGGAGATGCGCGTCAGCAGTACGTCTTCGGCCGCTTCCGTCGTCGCACAGACCATCGACCCGAACGCGACGACGCTGGACCAGCAGATAACGACCCTCGAACGAGCGACGCAGACCGACGTCCGGCAGGCGGTCCGGCAGAACGCCGACAATCCGGCGTTCACGGGAACGCTGAGTAACGACTTCAACGAGGAGGACGCGTCCGCCTCGGCGACCATCGGCGTCGTCCAGCACACCCTCCCGGCCGGCCTCTCGGGGTCGTCGGCGGGGCAGTCCGGCAGCAGTCCGCTCACCCCGATTCAGACGCAGGCGCAGCGTATCGCGGCCACCTCCGGCGGCGACATCACCGTCTTCGGGAGCGGCATCATCTCGCAGGAGTTCTCGACGGTCACGACGGACTCGCTTCTCATCGTCACGCCCGCGGCGGTGCTTCTCATCGTCATGTTCCTCGTCATCGCCTACCGCGACCTCGTGGACCTCCTCTTGGGCGCGTTCGCGCTGGCGATGGCGGTCATCTGGACGTTCGGCTTCCTCGGGCTGGCGGGCATCCCGTTCAACCAGATAATGATCGCCGTCCCGCCGTTGCTGCTGGCGGTGGGCATCGACTTCGGCATCCACGCGGTGAACCGCTACCGCGAGGACCGCGAGACCGGACTCGGCATCGACGAGGCGATGCGGGTGGCGACGGACCAACTGCTCGTCGCCTTCTTCATCGTCACGGGGACGACGGTCATCGGCTTCCTGTCGAACCTCGCCTCCGACTTGGCGCCCATCCGCGACTTCGGCGTCGTCGCGGGCGTCGGCATCACCTTCACCTTCCTCATCTTCGGGGTGTTCCTCCCCGCGGCGAAGGTGTGGATAGACCACAAGCGCGAGCGGTACCCCATCCCGACGTTCAGCGAGTCGCCGCTCGGACAGGAGGGGTCGGCCCTCGGCGACGTACTGAGCGTCGGCGTCGGCATCGCCGACAAAGCGCCGGTCGTCTTCCTCGTCGCGACGCTGCTTCTCAGCGCCGGCGCGGGCGCGTACGCGACGGGCGTGGACACCTCGTTCTCCCAAGAGGACTTCCTCCCGCCGGAGGAGGTGCCCGCCTACCTGCAGGCGCTTCCCGAACCGTTCGCGCCGAGCGACTACTCCGTCGTCTCGCAGTTGAACTTCCTCGAAGACAAGTTCACCAGCACGCAGGGGGGGTCGGTCACCATCTACGTCGAGG is part of the Halopelagius longus genome and encodes:
- a CDS encoding efflux RND transporter permease subunit: MDLDHQRVVDWADDHIVERPGKVMLAFFVVTAVFMVGLGNVSTEAGTQQFAEDIPAQEALDKVNDEFSSSFGEDTGSTQLIQRDQNVLSKQSMLNMLRLQQKLSERPEMRVSSTSSAASVVAQTIDPNATTLDQQITTLERATQTDVRQAVRQNADNPAFTGTLSNDFNEEDASASATIGVVQHTLPAGLSGSSAGQSGSSPLTPIQTQAQRIAATSGGDITVFGSGIISQEFSTVTTDSLLIVTPAAVLLIVMFLVIAYRDLVDLLLGAFALAMAVIWTFGFLGLAGIPFNQIMIAVPPLLLAVGIDFGIHAVNRYREDRETGLGIDEAMRVATDQLLVAFFIVTGTTVIGFLSNLASDLAPIRDFGVVAGVGITFTFLIFGVFLPAAKVWIDHKRERYPIPTFSESPLGQEGSALGDVLSVGVGIADKAPVVFLVATLLLSAGAGAYATGVDTSFSQEDFLPPEEVPAYLQALPEPFAPSDYSVVSQLNFLEDKFTSTQGGSVTIYVEGRMENDAALEEVYRAGENPPDSFVSEDRRAESESIVTVIQSLAEQDEEFAALVERNDADDNGVPDDNLGEIYDYLESSPMSSQASQYLAEDHRSTRVVYTVSADASDREATNDARHVASKFRGNYDAIATGSTIVFLEVSDLIFTSAVTSLALALGGTVVFLVFIYWLLEDLPSIAIANLVPIVASVAFVAATMRLLGISFNAFTATILSLTIGLGIDYSVHVVHRFIDERKETDVMTALRRTVVGTGGALMGSMFTTAFGIGVLVLSVLSVLGQFGVLTAISIVYSFVTSLVVLPPALVIWDRFANDDPNEPMGGGRDSPPDSDSPMNATADGELL